One window of the Eucalyptus grandis isolate ANBG69807.140 chromosome 6, ASM1654582v1, whole genome shotgun sequence genome contains the following:
- the LOC104448461 gene encoding protein GRIM REAPER codes for MASVLINLTTILSLTLPLILIFARPHVALSTDPTEDDDSFYVLDEPLPNLRSRSRFLASIIKKGTHCDPVNDNVCNGISANNGTSLLYCCKTHCRNVLGDRNNCGACSQKCNLGELCCNGTCINIAYSTDNCGKCNNKCSPGQTCQYGTCGYA; via the coding sequence ATGGCTTCAGTTCTCATCAACCTCACCACCATTCTCTCTCTAACTCTCCCTCTAATCCTCATCTTTGCCCGACCTCATGTCGCACTCTCGACCGACCCTACTGAGGATGACGACAGCTTCTATGTGCTAGACGAGCCGCTGCCGAACCTCCGCTCCAGAAGCCGATTCTTGGCAAGCATCATCAAGAAAGGCACGCACTGCGATCCCGTCAATGACAATGTCTGCAACGGGATCTCGGCAAACAACGGGACAAGCCTCCTGTATTGTTGCAAGACCCATTGCCGCAACGTTCTTGGGGACAGGAACAACTGCGGCGCCTGCAGCCAGAAGTGCAACCTCGGGGAGCTGTGCTGCAACGGGACGTGCATTAACATCGCGTACAGCACGGACAACTGCGGCAAGTGCAACAACAAGTGCTCGCCAGGGCAGACATGCCAATATGGGACTTGCGGCTACGCTTAG
- the LOC104448464 gene encoding VQ motif-containing protein 4 → MEAAIKQQERESPHPPMSSSSSCIINGHRNSASSDHHPMSSNGGAAEIPTTPHPLTPKTITRSETNPYPTTFVQADTTNFKQVVQMLTGSSETVNKQASKPPSGSTSPQDPPSLPPNNSKSAIPPKKQGFKLYERRNSLKNSLMINTLVPGFGPNSGFSPRKQEILSPSMLDFPRLALSPVTPLNEDPFYRSSPSLGSSSEEDRAIAEKGFYLHPSPINTPRDAEPQLLPLFPVTSPRVSGVSGASS, encoded by the coding sequence ATGGAGGCTGCCATTAAACAACAGGAGAGAGAAAGCCCACACCCGCCCATGAGCTCCTCCTCGAGCTGCATCATCAATGGCCACAGGAACAGCGCCAGCAGTGATCATCACCCAATGAGCAGCAATGGAGGCGCAGCGGAGATTCCCACGACGCCCCACCCGCTCACCCCGAAAACCATCACCAGATCTGAGACCAACCCTTACCCAACCACCTTCGTCCAGGCCGACACCACCAACTTCAAGCAGGTGGTCCAAATGCTCACCGGCTCATCCGAGACCGTGAACAAGCAAGCCTCGAAGCCGCCGAGCGGGAGCACCTCTCCTCAAGATCCACCATCACTCCCGCCTAACAATTCCAAGAGTGCGATTCCTCCCAAGAAACAAGGGTTCAAGCTCTATGAGAGGAGGAACAGCCTCAAGAACAGCCTCATGATCAACACGCTGGTCCCGGGCTTCGGTCCCAATTCTGGGTTCTCACCGAGGAAACAAGAGATCTTGTCGCCGAGCATGCTTGACTTCCCCCGGCTGGCGCTCAGCCCCGTCACTCCACTCAATGAAGACCCTTTCTACAGGTCCTCACCTTCTCTAGGGAGTTCTTCTGAGGAGGACAGGGCCATAGCTGAGAAGGGCTTCTACTTGCATCCGTCGCCGATCAACACGCCGAGGGACGCCGAGCCGCAGCTCTTGCCGCTGTTCCCGGTGACCTCGCCCCGCGTCTCCGGCGTCTCCGGCGCCTCCTCGTGa
- the LOC104448463 gene encoding probable bifunctional methylthioribulose-1-phosphate dehydratase/enolase-phosphatase E1 isoform X5, with protein MASLPVVALNGALAGRASRGYLERKALAKARIQASKLCRRFCTLGWASSAGGGIAVEVRRDSVPRSNRLIAAGRRPGARKDRVMPDYMYGLSANGSILPLPSPKLYSSKPPRCMSCLSFCTKAEGYHFLFNDALELHHLGLNNLIPNHGLQQTGKGAASYANIRTYVKAGALNSDNRTEPLPRCVVLDIEGTTTPISFVTDVLFPYARDNVGRHLSATFETPETRDDIKLLRSQVEDDLKQGVQGAVPIPGDEAGKEQVIAALVANVEAMIKADRKITALKQLQGHIWQTGFENNELEGVVFEDVPKALTNWHSLGIKVSFRFIYIPVVAGWHKGLYLAKPIMVI; from the exons ATGGCGAGTTTGCCGGTGGTGGCGCTGAACGGAGCATTGGCCGGACGAGCGTCTCGTGGCTACCTGGAGAGGAAAGCACTGGCGAAGGCTAGGATCCAGGCGTCGAAGCTCTGCCGCCGGTTCTGCACCCTCGGATGGGCGTCGAGCGCCGGCGGAGGCATCGCCGTTGAGGTTCGCCGCGACTCGGTTCCGAGGTCGAACCGCCTCATCGCCGCGGGACGTCGTCCTG GTGCTCGGAAGGACAGAGTAATGCCAGATTACATGTATGGATTGTCTGCTAATGGATCGATCCTGCCTTTGCCGTCTCCTAAGCTGTACTCTAGTAAACCTCCCAGGTGTATGAGTTGCCTTTCTTTTTGCACAAAG GCCGAGGGGTACcatttcctttttaatgatgcTCTTGAGCTTCATCATCTGGGCCTGAATAATTTGATTCCAAACCATGGTCTGCAGCAGACTGGCAAAGGAGCTGCAAGTTATGCAAACATAAGGACATATGTGAAGGCTGGGGCTCTTAATTCAGATAACCGCACTGAACCATTGCCA CGCTGCGTTGTTCTAGACATTGAGGGGACCACCACGCCGATATCCTTTGTCACTGATGTTCTCTTCCCATATGCTCGGGATAATGTTGGGAGACATTTGTCTGCGACATTTGAAACTCCAGAGACTCGTGATGACATTAAGTTACTTCGTTCCCAG GTCGAAGATGACTTAAAACAAGGTGTTCAAGGTGCTGTGCCTATCCCAGGTGATGAGGCAGGGAAGGAACAGGTCATAGCAGCTTTAGTTGCTAATGTGGAAGCTATGATCAAAGCTGATCGCAAGATCACTGCTTTAAAGCAATTGCAA GGTCATATTTGGCAGACAGGCTTTGAGAACAATGAATTGGAGGGAGTGGTTTTCGAGGATGTACCAAAGGCTCTCACGAATTGGCACAGTTTGGGCATAAAGGTTTCTTTTAG GTTTATATATATTCCAGTGGTAGCAGGTTGGCACAAAGGCTTATATTTGGCAAAACCAATTATGGTGATTTAA
- the LOC104448463 gene encoding probable bifunctional methylthioribulose-1-phosphate dehydratase/enolase-phosphatase E1 isoform X3: MASLPVVALNGALAGRASRGYLERKALAKARIQASKLCRRFCTLGWASSAGGGIAVEVRRDSVPRSNRLIAAGRRPGARKDRVMPDYMYGLSANGSILPLPSPKLYSSKPPRCMSCLSFCTKTGKGAASYANIRTYVKAGALNSDNRTEPLPRCVVLDIEGTTTPISFVTDVLFPYARDNVGRHLSATFETPETRDDIKLLRSQVEDDLKQGVQGAVPIPGDEAGKEQVIAALVANVEAMIKADRKITALKQLQGHIWQTGFENNELEGVVFEDVPKALTNWHSLGIKVYIYSSGSRLAQRLIFGKTNYGDLRKYLCGFFDTYVGNKKETRSYIEISESLGVDKPSDVLFLTDVYQEAVAAKDAGLKVLILIRPGNGPLPENHGFKTVSSFLEI; the protein is encoded by the exons ATGGCGAGTTTGCCGGTGGTGGCGCTGAACGGAGCATTGGCCGGACGAGCGTCTCGTGGCTACCTGGAGAGGAAAGCACTGGCGAAGGCTAGGATCCAGGCGTCGAAGCTCTGCCGCCGGTTCTGCACCCTCGGATGGGCGTCGAGCGCCGGCGGAGGCATCGCCGTTGAGGTTCGCCGCGACTCGGTTCCGAGGTCGAACCGCCTCATCGCCGCGGGACGTCGTCCTG GTGCTCGGAAGGACAGAGTAATGCCAGATTACATGTATGGATTGTCTGCTAATGGATCGATCCTGCCTTTGCCGTCTCCTAAGCTGTACTCTAGTAAACCTCCCAGGTGTATGAGTTGCCTTTCTTTTTGCACAAAG ACTGGCAAAGGAGCTGCAAGTTATGCAAACATAAGGACATATGTGAAGGCTGGGGCTCTTAATTCAGATAACCGCACTGAACCATTGCCA CGCTGCGTTGTTCTAGACATTGAGGGGACCACCACGCCGATATCCTTTGTCACTGATGTTCTCTTCCCATATGCTCGGGATAATGTTGGGAGACATTTGTCTGCGACATTTGAAACTCCAGAGACTCGTGATGACATTAAGTTACTTCGTTCCCAG GTCGAAGATGACTTAAAACAAGGTGTTCAAGGTGCTGTGCCTATCCCAGGTGATGAGGCAGGGAAGGAACAGGTCATAGCAGCTTTAGTTGCTAATGTGGAAGCTATGATCAAAGCTGATCGCAAGATCACTGCTTTAAAGCAATTGCAA GGTCATATTTGGCAGACAGGCTTTGAGAACAATGAATTGGAGGGAGTGGTTTTCGAGGATGTACCAAAGGCTCTCACGAATTGGCACAGTTTGGGCATAAAG GTTTATATATATTCCAGTGGTAGCAGGTTGGCACAAAGGCTTATATTTGGCAAAACCAATTATGGTGATTTAAGAAAGTACTTGTGTGGATTTTTTGACACCTATGTTGG GAATAAGAAGGAAACACGAAGTTACATTGAGATCTCAGAGTCATTGGGAGTTGATAAGCCTTCGGATGTATTATTTCTTACAGATGTCTATCAAGAAGCTGTTGCTGCCAAGGATGCAG GTTTGAAGGTGCTGATCTTAATCCGACCAGGAAATGGACCTCTTCCGGAAAATCATGGTTTCAAGACAGTAAGTTCATTTTTGGAAATCTGA
- the LOC104448463 gene encoding probable bifunctional methylthioribulose-1-phosphate dehydratase/enolase-phosphatase E1 isoform X4: MASLPVVALNGALAGRASRGYLERKALAKARIQASKLCRRFCTLGWASSAGGGIAVEVRRDSVPRSNRLIAAGRRPACIFQAEGYHFLFNDALELHHLGLNNLIPNHGLQQTGKGAASYANIRTYVKAGALNSDNRTEPLPRCVVLDIEGTTTPISFVTDVLFPYARDNVGRHLSATFETPETRDDIKLLRSQVEDDLKQGVQGAVPIPGDEAGKEQVIAALVANVEAMIKADRKITALKQLQGHIWQTGFENNELEGVVFEDVPKALTNWHSLGIKVYIYSSGSRLAQRLIFGKTNYGDLRKYLCGFFDTYVGNKKETRSYIEISESLGVDKPSDVLFLTDVYQEAVAAKDAGLKVLILIRPGNGPLPENHGFKTVSSFLEI; the protein is encoded by the exons ATGGCGAGTTTGCCGGTGGTGGCGCTGAACGGAGCATTGGCCGGACGAGCGTCTCGTGGCTACCTGGAGAGGAAAGCACTGGCGAAGGCTAGGATCCAGGCGTCGAAGCTCTGCCGCCGGTTCTGCACCCTCGGATGGGCGTCGAGCGCCGGCGGAGGCATCGCCGTTGAGGTTCGCCGCGACTCGGTTCCGAGGTCGAACCGCCTCATCGCCGCGGGACGTCGTCCTG CTTGTATCTTTCAGGCCGAGGGGTACcatttcctttttaatgatgcTCTTGAGCTTCATCATCTGGGCCTGAATAATTTGATTCCAAACCATGGTCTGCAGCAGACTGGCAAAGGAGCTGCAAGTTATGCAAACATAAGGACATATGTGAAGGCTGGGGCTCTTAATTCAGATAACCGCACTGAACCATTGCCA CGCTGCGTTGTTCTAGACATTGAGGGGACCACCACGCCGATATCCTTTGTCACTGATGTTCTCTTCCCATATGCTCGGGATAATGTTGGGAGACATTTGTCTGCGACATTTGAAACTCCAGAGACTCGTGATGACATTAAGTTACTTCGTTCCCAG GTCGAAGATGACTTAAAACAAGGTGTTCAAGGTGCTGTGCCTATCCCAGGTGATGAGGCAGGGAAGGAACAGGTCATAGCAGCTTTAGTTGCTAATGTGGAAGCTATGATCAAAGCTGATCGCAAGATCACTGCTTTAAAGCAATTGCAA GGTCATATTTGGCAGACAGGCTTTGAGAACAATGAATTGGAGGGAGTGGTTTTCGAGGATGTACCAAAGGCTCTCACGAATTGGCACAGTTTGGGCATAAAG GTTTATATATATTCCAGTGGTAGCAGGTTGGCACAAAGGCTTATATTTGGCAAAACCAATTATGGTGATTTAAGAAAGTACTTGTGTGGATTTTTTGACACCTATGTTGG GAATAAGAAGGAAACACGAAGTTACATTGAGATCTCAGAGTCATTGGGAGTTGATAAGCCTTCGGATGTATTATTTCTTACAGATGTCTATCAAGAAGCTGTTGCTGCCAAGGATGCAG GTTTGAAGGTGCTGATCTTAATCCGACCAGGAAATGGACCTCTTCCGGAAAATCATGGTTTCAAGACAGTAAGTTCATTTTTGGAAATCTGA
- the LOC104448463 gene encoding probable bifunctional methylthioribulose-1-phosphate dehydratase/enolase-phosphatase E1 isoform X2 encodes MASLPVVALNGALAGRASRGYLERKALAKARIQASKLCRRFCTLGWASSAGGGIAVEVRRDSVPRSNRLIAAGRRPGARKDRVMPDYMYGLSANGSILPLPSPKLYSSKPPRCMSCLSFCTKQTGKGAASYANIRTYVKAGALNSDNRTEPLPRCVVLDIEGTTTPISFVTDVLFPYARDNVGRHLSATFETPETRDDIKLLRSQVEDDLKQGVQGAVPIPGDEAGKEQVIAALVANVEAMIKADRKITALKQLQGHIWQTGFENNELEGVVFEDVPKALTNWHSLGIKVYIYSSGSRLAQRLIFGKTNYGDLRKYLCGFFDTYVGNKKETRSYIEISESLGVDKPSDVLFLTDVYQEAVAAKDAGLKVLILIRPGNGPLPENHGFKTVSSFLEI; translated from the exons ATGGCGAGTTTGCCGGTGGTGGCGCTGAACGGAGCATTGGCCGGACGAGCGTCTCGTGGCTACCTGGAGAGGAAAGCACTGGCGAAGGCTAGGATCCAGGCGTCGAAGCTCTGCCGCCGGTTCTGCACCCTCGGATGGGCGTCGAGCGCCGGCGGAGGCATCGCCGTTGAGGTTCGCCGCGACTCGGTTCCGAGGTCGAACCGCCTCATCGCCGCGGGACGTCGTCCTG GTGCTCGGAAGGACAGAGTAATGCCAGATTACATGTATGGATTGTCTGCTAATGGATCGATCCTGCCTTTGCCGTCTCCTAAGCTGTACTCTAGTAAACCTCCCAGGTGTATGAGTTGCCTTTCTTTTTGCACAAAG CAGACTGGCAAAGGAGCTGCAAGTTATGCAAACATAAGGACATATGTGAAGGCTGGGGCTCTTAATTCAGATAACCGCACTGAACCATTGCCA CGCTGCGTTGTTCTAGACATTGAGGGGACCACCACGCCGATATCCTTTGTCACTGATGTTCTCTTCCCATATGCTCGGGATAATGTTGGGAGACATTTGTCTGCGACATTTGAAACTCCAGAGACTCGTGATGACATTAAGTTACTTCGTTCCCAG GTCGAAGATGACTTAAAACAAGGTGTTCAAGGTGCTGTGCCTATCCCAGGTGATGAGGCAGGGAAGGAACAGGTCATAGCAGCTTTAGTTGCTAATGTGGAAGCTATGATCAAAGCTGATCGCAAGATCACTGCTTTAAAGCAATTGCAA GGTCATATTTGGCAGACAGGCTTTGAGAACAATGAATTGGAGGGAGTGGTTTTCGAGGATGTACCAAAGGCTCTCACGAATTGGCACAGTTTGGGCATAAAG GTTTATATATATTCCAGTGGTAGCAGGTTGGCACAAAGGCTTATATTTGGCAAAACCAATTATGGTGATTTAAGAAAGTACTTGTGTGGATTTTTTGACACCTATGTTGG GAATAAGAAGGAAACACGAAGTTACATTGAGATCTCAGAGTCATTGGGAGTTGATAAGCCTTCGGATGTATTATTTCTTACAGATGTCTATCAAGAAGCTGTTGCTGCCAAGGATGCAG GTTTGAAGGTGCTGATCTTAATCCGACCAGGAAATGGACCTCTTCCGGAAAATCATGGTTTCAAGACAGTAAGTTCATTTTTGGAAATCTGA
- the LOC104448463 gene encoding probable bifunctional methylthioribulose-1-phosphate dehydratase/enolase-phosphatase E1 isoform X1, whose protein sequence is MASLPVVALNGALAGRASRGYLERKALAKARIQASKLCRRFCTLGWASSAGGGIAVEVRRDSVPRSNRLIAAGRRPGARKDRVMPDYMYGLSANGSILPLPSPKLYSSKPPRCMSCLSFCTKAEGYHFLFNDALELHHLGLNNLIPNHGLQQTGKGAASYANIRTYVKAGALNSDNRTEPLPRCVVLDIEGTTTPISFVTDVLFPYARDNVGRHLSATFETPETRDDIKLLRSQVEDDLKQGVQGAVPIPGDEAGKEQVIAALVANVEAMIKADRKITALKQLQGHIWQTGFENNELEGVVFEDVPKALTNWHSLGIKVYIYSSGSRLAQRLIFGKTNYGDLRKYLCGFFDTYVGNKKETRSYIEISESLGVDKPSDVLFLTDVYQEAVAAKDAGLKVLILIRPGNGPLPENHGFKTVSSFLEI, encoded by the exons ATGGCGAGTTTGCCGGTGGTGGCGCTGAACGGAGCATTGGCCGGACGAGCGTCTCGTGGCTACCTGGAGAGGAAAGCACTGGCGAAGGCTAGGATCCAGGCGTCGAAGCTCTGCCGCCGGTTCTGCACCCTCGGATGGGCGTCGAGCGCCGGCGGAGGCATCGCCGTTGAGGTTCGCCGCGACTCGGTTCCGAGGTCGAACCGCCTCATCGCCGCGGGACGTCGTCCTG GTGCTCGGAAGGACAGAGTAATGCCAGATTACATGTATGGATTGTCTGCTAATGGATCGATCCTGCCTTTGCCGTCTCCTAAGCTGTACTCTAGTAAACCTCCCAGGTGTATGAGTTGCCTTTCTTTTTGCACAAAG GCCGAGGGGTACcatttcctttttaatgatgcTCTTGAGCTTCATCATCTGGGCCTGAATAATTTGATTCCAAACCATGGTCTGCAGCAGACTGGCAAAGGAGCTGCAAGTTATGCAAACATAAGGACATATGTGAAGGCTGGGGCTCTTAATTCAGATAACCGCACTGAACCATTGCCA CGCTGCGTTGTTCTAGACATTGAGGGGACCACCACGCCGATATCCTTTGTCACTGATGTTCTCTTCCCATATGCTCGGGATAATGTTGGGAGACATTTGTCTGCGACATTTGAAACTCCAGAGACTCGTGATGACATTAAGTTACTTCGTTCCCAG GTCGAAGATGACTTAAAACAAGGTGTTCAAGGTGCTGTGCCTATCCCAGGTGATGAGGCAGGGAAGGAACAGGTCATAGCAGCTTTAGTTGCTAATGTGGAAGCTATGATCAAAGCTGATCGCAAGATCACTGCTTTAAAGCAATTGCAA GGTCATATTTGGCAGACAGGCTTTGAGAACAATGAATTGGAGGGAGTGGTTTTCGAGGATGTACCAAAGGCTCTCACGAATTGGCACAGTTTGGGCATAAAG GTTTATATATATTCCAGTGGTAGCAGGTTGGCACAAAGGCTTATATTTGGCAAAACCAATTATGGTGATTTAAGAAAGTACTTGTGTGGATTTTTTGACACCTATGTTGG GAATAAGAAGGAAACACGAAGTTACATTGAGATCTCAGAGTCATTGGGAGTTGATAAGCCTTCGGATGTATTATTTCTTACAGATGTCTATCAAGAAGCTGTTGCTGCCAAGGATGCAG GTTTGAAGGTGCTGATCTTAATCCGACCAGGAAATGGACCTCTTCCGGAAAATCATGGTTTCAAGACAGTAAGTTCATTTTTGGAAATCTGA